TTAACGTCTATTTTTTCACTTCAAATATTGGAAATTCATATTTGACCGAGTGGTGATAGTGCCAAACTCAAAAACAATCTCTTTATGTGTGCCAGAGTAAGTCTCTCCCATATTTTTGCAAAGTAGGAGCTTTCTTAAATTTGAGTACTTTTTGTTGGAAATTTATAATTGCGTCTATTAATGGAGTAATGGATGAGCATTCTATCTATTTGTTTAGAAACCATCGACCAGCCAGTAAATAGCTACTTGTGAGTACCTCatgatacatatataatttatttgttgttcttCCAGCTATGCTCGCATGTACAAAGATGTTCGAGCTGCAGTTGATTTGTGTCATCGCGATGGAACATTGAAGCAAATGGTTGCTAAAGAACCAAAAAGGTATGGATATAAAGTTGCTAACCTGTCAAAGTGAGAAATAGACAAACAATTACTATGCTAGCAATGACATACTACACTTTTGCTGCACTACCTGTTTCTTTCTGAAGTTGTGTTCTTAAATTCATATACTATGAAtgaattgttaataaaattctttactttttaatttttctgttaaaTTTTATCCATCAGGTATATTAATGAAGACTCCTCAATAGTGCCCATGCTTGAAATGCTCAGAGACTCTGGTCGTGCAACATTTTTAGTGACAAATAGGTAGTTACGATTTCACCTAGACATTGTTAATAGTTATGAGGAAATAATCAAACGATTCTGTGTTTATTAATGATTGatacaacaattaatttatgTCTGAAGACATTATAGCATTGTTTTTCTGTAAACTAATCCGTGGTGCTGTGTGGGAAAGTCATGTGCAGTGATACTAATTGATATTTGTTGCAAGATTATACTATAAGGATTGAAAGTGTTCTAAAATATGGTGAAGGAATGTGATAGAAAATACTTTAAAAGggttttttggaaaaaaaactAGTTGGTTTCCTTCTATATGGAAATTTTATCTAagtttttttcactttcaaatgtGATTCGCAGTTTATGGGACTATACAAACATTGTCATGAATTTCCTCTGTGGATCCAGCATGGAAGATGTCAGTAACAATTTTTTCTGGCTTCAATACTTTGATGTCGTAATCACTGGGAGGTCATGTTCTTCTCCTATCACATGTactttgttatatatatgtttgccTTTATTATTTTGCACTGACGTGAATTTCCTCATATATTATAGTCCTTTGATTTGTGTACTGCTGCACAAATAATGTTTGGGGGAACCAGTGACCTTGTTGATTCTACTTTTGTCCTGGTGCTGTTAATTTGAATAGCATTTCGAATTTGTTTTCACGGGACTACACTACATATCTTCTTCCCTTTTGCTGAACTATATGCATTACTCATTTTATTAACTGgctaaatatacatttttagaCAATGTTTCACTCTTACAATGTTTTCAATATGAAAAGTGAACTTTTTGCGTCTTACAGCAATCAAATATATCGAAATTTGTAGATTTCCGTTCTAACCTGTTCAAGTCCATAATCCTACAGTGCAAAGCCGGGTTTTTTTCATGAGGAAAATCGTGCCAACCTATTTGAGGTTGTGCCTGAGACGGGAATGCTTCTCAATACAGATAATGGCTCTCCCATGCCCCAGGTTAGCACAATTGAATtgcattttattcttttgtcaGGTCATGTATAAACCcctttatatctttttattcaaAGGTGGGTAATACCTCAGCAAGGTTGTTCACAGAAGCAAAGAATCATGCCTGTCCAGTTTTCCAGGTATAGTCATTATCGTACCTAAAATAAAAGATCATTTGTCTACATGTTTATGTAAACAATATATGTTAAAGTTGTTTCTAATATTCAGGTCTTtatctaataaatgttttgacTATCAGAATTTCAGTATCATGTACTGATTGTAAATATCTGTTGTAGGGAGGAAATGTTGCTCATCTTCATAAACTGCTTTCCATTGAATCTAGTTCTCAggtaatatttttttggttctGGTTTTCCATTTTTAACACAAACAAATGGTGGTAAGTTGCATCATGGTTTTCTGGTTTAAGTAgctgtttattttaaaacagCTGCTGATTTTTGATTTAGGTACTTGATGATTGTCACTAAACTGAAGCTTtctgtaaaaaattaaattctttatatGCAGGTTCTCTACGTTGGGGATCATATTTATGGAGATATATTACGCAGCAAAAAGGTTCTTGGTATATCCATCAATCCTCTTAACTATTCTGTTGtaaaaaatttccatttttaatcgATCTACCTTAACTTTTGGAGAGAAATGTGGTTATGATTGTAGGAGGGGAAATAATAATAACTGGTAATGTAATTGAGAAAGGGGACAttgatgtttgtttgtttatgtgTAGATACCCATTGTTTAGTTCTCCTTATGATATTCgcttttattcaatttaagtcacttaaatttgattttgatgcGATGTGTTTAATGAGCAGGATGGAGAACAATGCTTGTAGTCCCAGAACTTGAGAAGGAAGTTAAACTTCTCTGGGAATCTAGGGATACCCGCAAGGtgcttattattatttttgtctatGGGATTAGTTTTACTTTTATGTCAATGCTTTActgcataaaaattaaattagagaaAATTATCGGTTTAAGTCATGTATACAAGAATTTGTGTGGACTTCTGgcattttaaacaaatattgcATTTGCGTACTTCTCACATGTCAATTTGCACCTAGGAAGATTTTTTCACAAGTAGTTTTTTGCAGGAACTTCAATTCTTGAGGAGTGAGCGTGACCGCATCGAGGATGAAATACATCATTTGAAGTGGTCTCTCAAGTAAGTATAACTCTAGGTATCTCATATAGGTCTGTCCTTATTGTCGGTTTATTTTCTTATGAGTGGTGCACTATTTCAGATTCAAGAATCCAGATGCTGATTCCAAGCAGAAGTTATGTTCAGAACTTGATACGTTGGAGGTTTGAGCCTTACAACCATTCCAATTCCATGAATGGAACCCCAATTTTACATATTTGATAAGAGGCTTTTTTCATTGGCAGCTTGAAAGAGAGAGAGTGAGATTAAGGCATCAAGAAGCTCAAAGAAAATTACATCAAAGGGTAGGAAGTTCTCCTGTACTGTTTTTGGTTATCTTTAGTTCCCTTTCTTTTTATTAGTCTGTGTGGA
This DNA window, taken from Vigna radiata var. radiata cultivar VC1973A chromosome 5, Vradiata_ver6, whole genome shotgun sequence, encodes the following:
- the LOC106762752 gene encoding 5'-nucleotidase domain-containing protein 4 isoform X2, which translates into the protein MDGNHEIGVHDSGLVGSPGSDGRKQPRVWSSPEHGFKTEISKQIFCNRSLNMKNIVAVGFDMDYTLAQYKPETFESLAYQGTIKKLVYDLGYPRELLNWCFNWKYMVRGLVLDKKRGNILKMDRHKYVKVAYHGFRELSKEDKVGTYGNTLIRDSFDEPDYALIDTLFSLAEAYLFAQLVDFKDCNPGKIQEGVDYARMYKDVRAAVDLCHRDGTLKQMVAKEPKRYINEDSSIVPMLEMLRDSGRATFLVTNSLWDYTNIVMNFLCGSSMEDVSNNFFWLQYFDVVITGSAKPGFFHEENRANLFEVVPETGMLLNTDNGSPMPQVGNTSARLFTEAKNHACPVFQGGNVAHLHKLLSIESSSQVLYVGDHIYGDILRSKKVLGWRTMLVVPELEKEVKLLWESRDTRKELQFLRSERDRIEDEIHHLKWSLKFKNPDADSKQKLCSELDTLELERERVRLRHQEAQRKLHQRFHEPWGQLMKTGYQNSRFAHQVERFACLYTSQVSNLGLYSPDKYYRPSEDFMQHEFGIVAYESPDT